From the Tribolium castaneum strain GA2 chromosome 2, icTriCast1.1, whole genome shotgun sequence genome, one window contains:
- the LOC103314213 gene encoding uncharacterized MFS-type transporter C09D4.1-like isoform X1: MCSIIVSSPNVTTVQVYKYRWIVLLTFCFYSAINFLQFFQYSIIANITVKYYDVEDTLVDLTGLFFMLSYILFCVPANQLIEKYNLRNTALLSSGLTTLGNLIKLFSISRDRFYVVLIGQALCAIAQVFLTSVPSKLASTWFGPDEVSTACAVAIFGSHIGLAIGCFMPSSLVRNSDIFDEIGDGFMTLQIINGFITVASFIAVLLFFRAKPPLPPSQSQVAIIDAEKPSIMSIIKQMIKNRDYLLLVVVIGSSNGLYSSFGIFFNGLYLNYFPGSETAIGIIAALTVVAGGCIGSVVFGYVLDKWHHFKLTAFSIIFCSAIAFSFQIVSMEVRAQLATYFTLPLFGFFIGSTLLVGFEFGTELMYPLPEAAACSVLNTFIYVFSVAYSLIFGVLFNSIGYTATNVIIVVVLTLSSLVVYFIRPNLRRREANLKK; this comes from the exons ATGTGTAGCATTATTGTGTCTTCACCAAATGTCACAACAGTGCAAGTGTACAAATATCGATGGATTGTACTTTTAACATTTTGCTTCTATTCTGCAATAAACTTCTTGCAGTTTTTCCAATACTCAATCATCGCAAACATAACGGTCAA ATACTACGATGTAGAAGACACACTTGTGGACCTCACAGGTCTATTCTTCATGCTTTCCTATATATTATTTTGTGTGCCAGCCAACCAACTTATCGAAAAATAC AATTTGAGAAACACAGCCCTGTTATCCAGCGGCTTAACAACTCTAGGAAACCTAATTAAGTTATTCTCCATATCTCGCGATCGATTTTATGTCGTTTTAATTGGCCAAGCCCTCTGTGCCATTGCCCAAGTTTTCCTGACAAGTGTTCCATCGAAATTAGCCTCGACTTGGTTTGGGCCAGATGAAGTGTCCACAGCTTGCGCTGTCGCAATTTTTGGAAGTCACATCGGACTTGCGATCGGTTGTTTCATGCCTTCAAGCTTAGTCAGAAATAGCgacatttttgacgaaatcgGTGATGGTTTTATGACACTACAAATAATCAACGGCTTTATAACAGTCGCCAGTTTTATTGCAGTTTTGCTGT TTTTCAGGGCTAAACCTCCACTGCCGCCAAGTCAGTCTCAAGTCGCTATCATTGACGCGGAGAAACCGTCGATTATGTCTATTATCAAACAAATGATCAAGAATAGAGATTACTTGTTGCTGGTAGTGGTGATAGGAAGCTCGAATGGACTTTATTCGtcgtttggaattttttttaacggaCTCTACCTCAACTATTTTCCT GGTTCTGAAACTGCAATTGGGATAATAGCAGCCCTAACTGTCGTTGCTGGCGGATGCATTGGTAGTGTAGTTTTTGGATATGTTTTAGACAAGTGGCACCATTTCAA ACTCACCGCCTTTTCCATTATTTTCTGTTCCGCAATCGCATTCAGCTTTCAGATTGTTTCGATGGAAGTTAGAGCTCAATTGGCCACATATTTCACCTTGCCATTATTTGG ATTTTTCATTGGGAGCACATTACTCGTCGGTTTTGAGTTTGGAACTGAACTCATGTATCCACTGCCTGAAGCCGCGGCGTGTTCGGTTTTAAACAcctttatttatgttttttcagtggcgtatagtttaatttttggtgttttgtTCAACTCGATTGGATATACAGCGACGAATGTAATTATAGTGGTTGTGTTAACACTAAGTTCGCTTGTTGTGTATTTCATTAGGCCAAATTTGCGACGGAGGGAAGCCAATTTGAAGaaataa
- the LOC660680 gene encoding heme transporter FLVCR2, with product MDSSSHTTTIVRVYKYRWITLLIFCFYSSINFVQFLQYSIISNITVKYYNVEEILVDLTGLFFMISFIIFCLPVNHLIEKYNLRITALITSGLTTFGNLIKLLSVSPNRFYVALIGQALCSIAQVFAMSIPSKLASTWFGPDEVSTACAIAILGTQIGVAIGCIMPTHLVRNSQNLDEIGDDFMTLHIINGSITVATFIVVLLFFRARPPQPPSQSQVGIIEAEKPSTMSIIKQMVRNRDYVLLVIAIGSSNGLYSSFGILFNGLYLNYFPGYESEAGIISALAVVAGGCIGSVIFGYVLDKWHHFKLTTFSIIISSAVTYIFVMVSMEEKAQLATYFTIPLFGFFIASTLLVGFEFATELMYPVPEAASCAILNTFIYIFSVAYTLIFGALFDSIGYVPTNIIIVVVLTLSSFIVYFIRPNLRRREANLNK from the exons ATGGATTCCTCGTCACATACTACAACAATAGTTAGAGTGTACAAATATCGATGGATAactcttttaatattttgcttCTATTCTTCAATAAACTTCGTGCAGTTTCTTCAATATTCGATCATTTCGAACATCACAGTCAA GTACTACAATGTGGAAGAAATACTTGTGGACCTCACTGGTCTATTCTTCATGATTTCCTTTATAATATTTTGCCTTCCGGTCAACCACCTTATCGAAAAATAC AATTTACGAATCACAGCTCTTATAACTAGCGGCCTAACAACGTTCggaaacttaataaaattgcTCTCAGTATCTCCGAACCGCTTTTATGTCGCTTTAATCGGCCAAGCTCTCTGTTCGATTGCCCAAGTTTTTGCGATGAGTATCCCGTCGAAATTAGCATCGACTTGGTTTGGACCTGATGAAGTGTCCACAGCTTGCGCCATCGCAATTTTGGGGACGCAAATCGGGGTTGCGATCGGTTGTATTATGCCCACACATTTGGTGAGGAACAGCCAGAATCTTGACGAAATCGGAGATGATTTTATGACGCTGCATATAATCAACGGCTCTATCACCGTGGCCACTTTTATCGTAGTTTTGCTGT TTTTTAGGGCTAGACCGCCACAGCCCCCAAGCCAGTCTCAAGTGGGTATTATTGAAGCTGAGAAACCTTCGACTATGTCGATTATCAAGCAAATGGTCAGGAATCGAGATTATGTGTTGTTGGTCATTGCGATAGGGAGCTCGAATGGGCTGTACTCGTCGTTTGGGATTTTGTTCAACGGACTCTACCTCAATTATTTTCCT gGTTACGAGTCCGAAGCTGGGATAATTTCAGCTTTGGCCGTAGTTGCTGGTGGGTGTATCGGCAGTGTAATTTTTGGATACGTTTTAGACAAGTGGCACCACTTCAA ACTCACCACCTTTTCCATTATTATTTCTTCTGCAGTCACGTACATTTTTGTAATGGTCTCAATGGAAGAGAAGGCACAGTTGGCCACATATTTCACCATTCCGCTATTTGG atTTTTCATTGCGAGTACATTACTCGTCGGTTTTGAGTTTGCAACCGAACTCATGTATCCGGTTCCTGAAGCTGCGTCTTGTGCCATTTTAAACacctttatttatattttttcagtggCGTATACGCTAATTTTTGGTGCTTTGTTCGACTCGATTGGATATGTCCCCACAAATATTATTATAGTGGTAGTGTTAACACTTAGTtcgtttattgtttatttcatTAGGCCAAATTTGCGACGCAGAGAagcaaatttgaataaataa
- the LOC660741 gene encoding mitochondrial enolase superfamily member 1: MSLTTENIKIISFDVKDIRFPTSLEAHGSDAMHTDPDYSCAYVTIKLKTGLEGHGLTFTCGRGTEIVVAACKSLSDLIVGQVVSDIYKDFGGFWRSLTSESQLRWVGPEKGVIHLATAAIINALWDLWGKLLNKPVWQLLADLEPEQLASTIDFRYLSNVITKEEAVELLRRGRVGKEERMNQLLALGYPAYTTQAGWLGYSDETIYDLANKYMEQGFNAFKVKVGKNLFQDIKRLELIRNTIGWDRILMVDANQIWEVQEAIDWMKQLSHFKILWIEEPTSPDDVLGHAEIAKALKPLGIGVATGEMCCNRVLFKQFLQANALEYCQIDSARIGGVNEILSVYLMCKKLGVKVCPHAGGVGLCEMVQHLQMWDYVALSGTMDGRFIEYVDQQHDQFVNPTIVENACYMAPRTPGYSTTLKPEAISAYEYPSGSEWEDMFAKGIFRDPRKRK, from the exons ATGAGTCTAACAaccgaaaatataaaaataatctcCTTCGATGTGAAAGACATCCGCTTCCCCACCTCCCTGGAAGCGCACGGTTCGGATGCTAtg CACACTGACCCTGACTACTCCTGCGCCTACGTCACCATCAAACTCAAGACAGGCCTGGAGGGCCACGGCCTGACCTTCACCTGCGGCAGAGGAACGGAAATCGTCGTTGCAGCGTGCAAGTCGCTGAGTGACCTCATCGTGGGTCAAGTGGTCAGCGATATTTACAAGGATTTTGGCGGCTTCTGGCGCAGCTTGACCAGCGAGAGCCAGCTGAGGTGGGTCGGGCCGGAGAAAGGGGTAATACACCTCGCCACAGCCGCTATTATTAACGCCCTGTGGGACCTGTGGGGGAAACTGCTCAATAAGCCAGTGTGGCAACTTTTGGCCGATTTGGAACCCGAACAGTTGGCCTCAACTATAGATTTCCGGTACTTGTCAAATGTTATAACGAAAGAAGAGGCCGTCGAATTGCTGCGAAGGGGGCGAGTGGGGAAGGAGGAAAGGATGAACCAGCTGTTGGCTCTGGGATACCCCGCCTACACCACACAAGCCG GCTGGTTGGGGTACAGCGACGAGACGATCTACGACCTGGCCAACAAATACATGGAGCAAGGCTTCAACGCATTTAAAGTCAAAGTTGGGAAAAACCTATTCCAGGACATAAAGCGCCTCGAGTTGATTCGCAACACCATCGGTTGGGACCGCATTTTGATGGTGGACGCGAACCAAATCTGGGAAGTCCAGGAAGCTATCGATTGGATGAAACAACTAtcgcattttaaaattttatggatTGAGGAGCCCACGTCCCCTGACGATGTGCTAGGCCATGCCGAAATCGCCAAAGCCTTGAAACCGCTCGGCATCGGCGTTGCAACGGGCGAAATGTGCTGCAACCGAGTGCTCTTCAAGCAATTCCTGCAAGCCAACGCTTTGGAGTATTGCCAAATTGACTCGGCACGAATCGGCGGCGTTAACGAGATTTTAAGCGTGTACTTGATGTGCAAAAAACTGGGAG ttaaAGTTTGTCCCCATGCTGGAGGGGTCGGATTATGCGAAATGGTCCAACACTTGCAAATGTGGGACTATGTGGCCTTGTCGGGCACCATGGATGGGCGGTTTATTGAATACGTTGACCAACAACACGACCAATTTGTCAACCCAACTATTGTCGAAAACGCTTGCTACATGGCCCCTAGG actcCTGGCTACAGCACCACCCTGAAGCCTGAGGCAATAAGCGCGTACGAATACCCCAGCGGGAGCGAATGGGAGGACATGTTTGCTAAAGGAATATTCCGTGATCCACGaaaacgtaaataa
- the LOC103314229 gene encoding heme transporter FLVCR2 isoform X1: MCNILNAATVKVYKYRWIILLIFCFFSSINFLQFFQYSIISNITVKYYDVEDTLVDFTGLIFMISFILLCLPANQFIEKYNLRNTALLSSGLTTLGNLVKLFSISRDRFYVVIIGQVLCAIAQVFMTSVPSKLASTWFGPDEVSTACAVAIFGSHIGLAIGCFMPSSLVRNSDNLDKIGGDFMTLQIINGFITVASFIAVLLFFRAKPPLPPSQSQVAIIDAEKPSIISIIKQMINNRDYLLLVVVIGSSNGLYSSFGILFNSVYLHYFPGSETAVGIIAALTVVAGGCIGSIIFGYVLDKWHHFKYFPQTVTHSYNFISRLTTFFIVFFAAVTFSLQIVLMEAKAQLATYFTIPLFGFFIGSTLLVGFEFATELMYPLPEAAACSVLNTFIFIFSVSYTLIFGALYDSIGFIATNMIIVVVLTLSSLLVYFIRPNLRRREANMNK, from the exons atgTGTAACATTTTGAATGCCGCAACCGTGAAAGTGTACAAATATCGATGGATCATCCTGTTAATATTTTGCTTCTTTTCTTCGATAAATTTCTTGCAGTTTTTCCAATACTCAATCATTTCCAACATCACAGTCAA ATATTACGATGTGGAAGACACACTTGTGGACTTCACGGGGCTAATCTTCATGATTTCGTTTATATTACTTTGCCTTCCAGCCAACCaatttatcgaaaaatac AATTTGAGAAACACAGCCCTGTTATCCAGCGGCTTAACAACTCTCGGAAACCTAGTTAAATTATTCTCCATATCTCGCGATCGATTTTATGTCGTGATAATTGGCCAAGTCCTCTGTGCCATTGCCCAAGTTTTCATGACAAGTGTTCCATCGAAATTAGCCTCGACTTGGTTTGGACCAGATGAAGTGTCCACAGCTTGCGCTGTCGCAATTTTTGGAAGTCACATCGGACTTGCGATCGGTTGTTTCATGCCTTCAAGCTTGGTCAGAAATAGCGACAATCTTGACAAAATCGGTGGCGATTTTATGACACTACAAATAATCAACGGCTTTATAACAGTCGCCAGTTTTATTGCAGTTTTGCTGT TTTTCAGGGCTAAACCTCCACTGCCGCCAAGTCAGTCTCAAGTTGCCATCATTGATGCGGAGAAACCGTCGATTATATCTATTATCAAGCAAATGATCAACAATAGAGATTACTTGTTGCTGGTGGTGGTGATAGGAAGTTCGAATGGATTGTATTCATCGTTtggaattttgtttaacaGCGTTTACCTCCACTATTTtcct GGCTCTGAGACCGCAGTTGGCATAATCGCTGCCCTCACTGTTGTTGCTGGCGGATGCATCGGTAGTATAATTTTTGGCTATGTTTTGGACAAGTGGCACCACTTTAAGTATTTTCCCCAAACAGTTACCCACTCatacaattttatttccaGACTCACCACCTTCTTCATTGTTTTCTTTGCAGCAGTGACATTCAGTTTACAGATTGTTTTAATGGAAGCAAAGGCACAACTGGCCACATATTTCACCATACCGTTATTTGG ATTTTTCATCGGGAGCACATTACTCGTTGGTTTTGAGTTTGCAACCGAACTCATGTATCCACTGCCTGAAGCCGCGGCGTGTTCGGTTTTAAacacctttatttttattttttccgtgTCGTATACTCTAATTTTTGGCGCCTTGTACGACTCGATTGGATTCATCGCAACGAATATGATTATAGTGGTTGTGTTAACGCTAAGTTCGcttcttgtttattttattaggccCAATTTGCGGCGAAGAGAAGcaaatatgaataaataa
- the LOC103314213 gene encoding uncharacterized MFS-type transporter C09D4.1-like isoform X2, with translation MCSIIVSSPNVTTVQVYKYRWIVLLTFCFYSAINFLQFFQYSIIANITVKYYDVEDTLVDLTGLFFMLSYILFCVPANQLIEKYNLRNTALLSSGLTTLGNLIKLFSISRDRFYVVLIGQALCAIAQVFLTSVPSKLASTWFGPDEVSTACAVAIFGSHIGLAIGCFMPSSLVRNSDIFDEIGDGFMTLQIINGFITVASFIAVLLFFRAKPPLPPSQSQVAIIDAEKPSIMSIIKQMIKNRDYLLLVVVIGSSNGLYSSFGIFFNGLYLNYFPGSETAIGIIAALTVVAGGCIGSVVFGYVLDKWHHFKLTAFSIIFCSAIAFSFQIVSMEVRAQLATYFTLPLFGFFIGSTLLVGFEFGTELMYPLPEAAACSVLNTFIYVFSVAYSLIFGVLFNSIGYTATNAKFATEGSQFEEINHI, from the exons ATGTGTAGCATTATTGTGTCTTCACCAAATGTCACAACAGTGCAAGTGTACAAATATCGATGGATTGTACTTTTAACATTTTGCTTCTATTCTGCAATAAACTTCTTGCAGTTTTTCCAATACTCAATCATCGCAAACATAACGGTCAA ATACTACGATGTAGAAGACACACTTGTGGACCTCACAGGTCTATTCTTCATGCTTTCCTATATATTATTTTGTGTGCCAGCCAACCAACTTATCGAAAAATAC AATTTGAGAAACACAGCCCTGTTATCCAGCGGCTTAACAACTCTAGGAAACCTAATTAAGTTATTCTCCATATCTCGCGATCGATTTTATGTCGTTTTAATTGGCCAAGCCCTCTGTGCCATTGCCCAAGTTTTCCTGACAAGTGTTCCATCGAAATTAGCCTCGACTTGGTTTGGGCCAGATGAAGTGTCCACAGCTTGCGCTGTCGCAATTTTTGGAAGTCACATCGGACTTGCGATCGGTTGTTTCATGCCTTCAAGCTTAGTCAGAAATAGCgacatttttgacgaaatcgGTGATGGTTTTATGACACTACAAATAATCAACGGCTTTATAACAGTCGCCAGTTTTATTGCAGTTTTGCTGT TTTTCAGGGCTAAACCTCCACTGCCGCCAAGTCAGTCTCAAGTCGCTATCATTGACGCGGAGAAACCGTCGATTATGTCTATTATCAAACAAATGATCAAGAATAGAGATTACTTGTTGCTGGTAGTGGTGATAGGAAGCTCGAATGGACTTTATTCGtcgtttggaattttttttaacggaCTCTACCTCAACTATTTTCCT GGTTCTGAAACTGCAATTGGGATAATAGCAGCCCTAACTGTCGTTGCTGGCGGATGCATTGGTAGTGTAGTTTTTGGATATGTTTTAGACAAGTGGCACCATTTCAA ACTCACCGCCTTTTCCATTATTTTCTGTTCCGCAATCGCATTCAGCTTTCAGATTGTTTCGATGGAAGTTAGAGCTCAATTGGCCACATATTTCACCTTGCCATTATTTGG ATTTTTCATTGGGAGCACATTACTCGTCGGTTTTGAGTTTGGAACTGAACTCATGTATCCACTGCCTGAAGCCGCGGCGTGTTCGGTTTTAAACAcctttatttatgttttttcagtggcgtatagtttaatttttggtgttttgtTCAACTCGATTGGATATACAGCGACGAAT GCCAAATTTGCGACGGAGGGAAGCCAATTTGAAGaaataaatcatatttaa
- the LOC103314229 gene encoding heme transporter FLVCR2 isoform X2 produces MCNILNAATVKVYKYRWIILLIFCFFSSINFLQFFQYSIISNITVKYYDVEDTLVDFTGLIFMISFILLCLPANQFIEKYNLRNTALLSSGLTTLGNLVKLFSISRDRFYVVIIGQVLCAIAQVFMTSVPSKLASTWFGPDEVSTACAVAIFGSHIGLAIGCFMPSSLVRNSDNLDKIGGDFMTLQIINGFITVASFIAVLLFFRAKPPLPPSQSQVAIIDAEKPSIISIIKQMINNRDYLLLVVVIGSSNGLYSSFGILFNSVYLHYFPGSETAVGIIAALTVVAGGCIGSIIFGYVLDKWHHFKLTTFFIVFFAAVTFSLQIVLMEAKAQLATYFTIPLFGFFIGSTLLVGFEFATELMYPLPEAAACSVLNTFIFIFSVSYTLIFGALYDSIGFIATNMIIVVVLTLSSLLVYFIRPNLRRREANMNK; encoded by the exons atgTGTAACATTTTGAATGCCGCAACCGTGAAAGTGTACAAATATCGATGGATCATCCTGTTAATATTTTGCTTCTTTTCTTCGATAAATTTCTTGCAGTTTTTCCAATACTCAATCATTTCCAACATCACAGTCAA ATATTACGATGTGGAAGACACACTTGTGGACTTCACGGGGCTAATCTTCATGATTTCGTTTATATTACTTTGCCTTCCAGCCAACCaatttatcgaaaaatac AATTTGAGAAACACAGCCCTGTTATCCAGCGGCTTAACAACTCTCGGAAACCTAGTTAAATTATTCTCCATATCTCGCGATCGATTTTATGTCGTGATAATTGGCCAAGTCCTCTGTGCCATTGCCCAAGTTTTCATGACAAGTGTTCCATCGAAATTAGCCTCGACTTGGTTTGGACCAGATGAAGTGTCCACAGCTTGCGCTGTCGCAATTTTTGGAAGTCACATCGGACTTGCGATCGGTTGTTTCATGCCTTCAAGCTTGGTCAGAAATAGCGACAATCTTGACAAAATCGGTGGCGATTTTATGACACTACAAATAATCAACGGCTTTATAACAGTCGCCAGTTTTATTGCAGTTTTGCTGT TTTTCAGGGCTAAACCTCCACTGCCGCCAAGTCAGTCTCAAGTTGCCATCATTGATGCGGAGAAACCGTCGATTATATCTATTATCAAGCAAATGATCAACAATAGAGATTACTTGTTGCTGGTGGTGGTGATAGGAAGTTCGAATGGATTGTATTCATCGTTtggaattttgtttaacaGCGTTTACCTCCACTATTTtcct GGCTCTGAGACCGCAGTTGGCATAATCGCTGCCCTCACTGTTGTTGCTGGCGGATGCATCGGTAGTATAATTTTTGGCTATGTTTTGGACAAGTGGCACCACTTTAA ACTCACCACCTTCTTCATTGTTTTCTTTGCAGCAGTGACATTCAGTTTACAGATTGTTTTAATGGAAGCAAAGGCACAACTGGCCACATATTTCACCATACCGTTATTTGG ATTTTTCATCGGGAGCACATTACTCGTTGGTTTTGAGTTTGCAACCGAACTCATGTATCCACTGCCTGAAGCCGCGGCGTGTTCGGTTTTAAacacctttatttttattttttccgtgTCGTATACTCTAATTTTTGGCGCCTTGTACGACTCGATTGGATTCATCGCAACGAATATGATTATAGTGGTTGTGTTAACGCTAAGTTCGcttcttgtttattttattaggccCAATTTGCGGCGAAGAGAAGcaaatatgaataaataa
- the LOC103314229 gene encoding heme transporter FLVCR2 isoform X3, with the protein MISFILLCLPANQFIEKYNLRNTALLSSGLTTLGNLVKLFSISRDRFYVVIIGQVLCAIAQVFMTSVPSKLASTWFGPDEVSTACAVAIFGSHIGLAIGCFMPSSLVRNSDNLDKIGGDFMTLQIINGFITVASFIAVLLFFRAKPPLPPSQSQVAIIDAEKPSIISIIKQMINNRDYLLLVVVIGSSNGLYSSFGILFNSVYLHYFPGSETAVGIIAALTVVAGGCIGSIIFGYVLDKWHHFKYFPQTVTHSYNFISRLTTFFIVFFAAVTFSLQIVLMEAKAQLATYFTIPLFGFFIGSTLLVGFEFATELMYPLPEAAACSVLNTFIFIFSVSYTLIFGALYDSIGFIATNMIIVVVLTLSSLLVYFIRPNLRRREANMNK; encoded by the exons ATGATTTCGTTTATATTACTTTGCCTTCCAGCCAACCaatttatcgaaaaatac AATTTGAGAAACACAGCCCTGTTATCCAGCGGCTTAACAACTCTCGGAAACCTAGTTAAATTATTCTCCATATCTCGCGATCGATTTTATGTCGTGATAATTGGCCAAGTCCTCTGTGCCATTGCCCAAGTTTTCATGACAAGTGTTCCATCGAAATTAGCCTCGACTTGGTTTGGACCAGATGAAGTGTCCACAGCTTGCGCTGTCGCAATTTTTGGAAGTCACATCGGACTTGCGATCGGTTGTTTCATGCCTTCAAGCTTGGTCAGAAATAGCGACAATCTTGACAAAATCGGTGGCGATTTTATGACACTACAAATAATCAACGGCTTTATAACAGTCGCCAGTTTTATTGCAGTTTTGCTGT TTTTCAGGGCTAAACCTCCACTGCCGCCAAGTCAGTCTCAAGTTGCCATCATTGATGCGGAGAAACCGTCGATTATATCTATTATCAAGCAAATGATCAACAATAGAGATTACTTGTTGCTGGTGGTGGTGATAGGAAGTTCGAATGGATTGTATTCATCGTTtggaattttgtttaacaGCGTTTACCTCCACTATTTtcct GGCTCTGAGACCGCAGTTGGCATAATCGCTGCCCTCACTGTTGTTGCTGGCGGATGCATCGGTAGTATAATTTTTGGCTATGTTTTGGACAAGTGGCACCACTTTAAGTATTTTCCCCAAACAGTTACCCACTCatacaattttatttccaGACTCACCACCTTCTTCATTGTTTTCTTTGCAGCAGTGACATTCAGTTTACAGATTGTTTTAATGGAAGCAAAGGCACAACTGGCCACATATTTCACCATACCGTTATTTGG ATTTTTCATCGGGAGCACATTACTCGTTGGTTTTGAGTTTGCAACCGAACTCATGTATCCACTGCCTGAAGCCGCGGCGTGTTCGGTTTTAAacacctttatttttattttttccgtgTCGTATACTCTAATTTTTGGCGCCTTGTACGACTCGATTGGATTCATCGCAACGAATATGATTATAGTGGTTGTGTTAACGCTAAGTTCGcttcttgtttattttattaggccCAATTTGCGGCGAAGAGAAGcaaatatgaataaataa